GGCGCGCGCGAGAATGATGCAGTTGACGACGATCAGCGGGATGAAGATGCCCAGCGCCTTGTCCAGCGCCGGGAAATAGGCGGCGATGACCAGCTGCAGCACGGTGACGAATCCGGCGATGACGACGATGAACGAGGGGATGCGGATCTCGTCGGGGATGGCGCGCCGCAGCGCCGAGATCGCCACGTTGGAGCCGATCAGCACGGCCGTGGCGGCCAGCCCCATGCTGAGGCCGTTCATGGCGCTGGACGTGACGGCGATGGTCGGGCACATGCCGAGCACGAGGACGAAGATCGGGTTTTCGGCGAAAAGGCCGTTGATGATGGTTTTGAGAGGATTGCCCATTTTACTTTGCCTCCTCTTTTTTCAGATGGTTTTTCCAGTAAGTGCGCGCGGCGTTGACGGCGTCGGTGACGGCGCGCGACGTGATCGTGGCGCCGGAAATGGCCTGGATCTGGTCGCCGTTCTCGGGCGGCGTCTTGGTAACCTGCAGATCGCCGTCGGCCAGCCGCCCGTGGAACTGCCCGGCGAACGCGGGCTCGGAAGCGCGGGCGCCGAGGCCGGGCGTCTCGCTGGACTCGAGAATCGCGATGTCCGTGACGCGGCCTTCGGCGTCGATGCCGCAGACCAGCGTCATCAGGCCGCCGAAACCCTTGGGCGTGAGCGTGAAATTGTAGCCGAGCGTTTTGCCGCCGCCGGAACCGGAGAAGATCTCGGCGATAATGCCGGCGTCGGTTTTGAGCGCCACGGGCGTGAAGTTTTTCGCGCCGGGCAGCGTCGCCGCCAGCGCGTCGTTTTTCTGACGGACGCGTTGGGCGGCGATGGAGCCGCTGGTGATGTTCTGCACGGCGCCGAGGAGCAACCCCGTGACGGCCGTGATCGCGAACAGGATCGAACCGAGCTTAGCGATTTTTGGCATGGCTCTTCACCTCTCCGAAAATGCGCGGCTTGGTGGCGCGGTCGATCAGCGGCACCAGCAGGTTCATGATCAGGATCGAATAGGAGACGCCCTCGGGATAGCCGCCCCACGTGCGGATCACCGCTGTGAGCAGGCCGCAGCCGGCGGCGAAGACGATCTGCCCCTTGAGCGTGATCGGCGACGTCGTGTAGTCGGTGGCCATGAAAATGGCGCCGAGGAACAGACCGCCGGACAAAATCTCCGCCAGCGGCGCCGCCGGACGGCCGAAAACCGTGCACAGCACGGCGACGACGGCGACGTAGACCGCCGGAACCTGCCATTTGATAATATCTTTCCAGAGCAGCACGGCGAATCCGATCAGCAGCGCCAGCGTGCAGCTCTCGCCGATGCAGCCGCCCGTCCTGCCGAGGAACAGATCGAGATACGAGGGCAGGGCGCTCACGTCGCCGGATTTCATCAGCGCCAGCGGCGTGGCCGCGGAAACGCCGTCCAGCGTCCAGGTCGTCATCGGTACCGGCCAGCTGGCCAGCATCATGGCGCGTCCGGCCAGCGCCGGGTTGACGATGTTGCCGCCGAGGCCGCCGTAAAACTGTTTGACGACGATGATCGCGAACAGCGAACCGCCGACCGCCATCCAGTAGGGGATCGTGGGCGGCAGGTTGTAGGCCAGCAGCAGCCCCGTGACGGCCGCCGAGCCGTCGCTCACCGTGACCGCGCGGCCCGTGCACTTCTGCCAGAAATATTCGCAGAAGACGCAGGCGAGCACGCACACCGCCATCACCGCCGCGGCGCGCGCGCCGTAGCGGACGACGCCCATGACGCCGGCGGGAACCAGCGCCGCCAGCACCCAGGCCATGATCTGCGGCGTCGTCAGACCGGCGTGGGCGTGGGGAGAACTTGAAACGACCAGCTTATGATCCATTATTTCCCCGCCGCCTTTCTCTTTTTGCGCTGCGCCATGACGAAGCTCTTGCCGTCGCGGCAGCTCTGCGTCAGCGGCCGGCAGGCCGGGCACACGTAGGTGCAGCTGCCGCACTCGATGCAGTTCATGCCGCCTTCGGTTTCGAAGCGCTCGTATTCTTTGCCGAGCACCAGCGAATCCAGCGCGCTGGGCACCAGCCCCATCGGGCAGGCGTCGACGCAGCGGCCGCAGTGCAGGCAGGCCGTAGCGCGTCTGAGCATCGTCGATCGCGCCGTCAGCGCCAGAACGCCGGAAGTGCCCTTGACGGCGGGAACGTCGAGCGAGCGCATCGACATGCCCATCATCGGGCCGCCGGCCAACACCTTGACGGGCGCTTCCTTGAAGCCGCCGCAGAAATCCACGAGCTCCCGAATGGAAGTGCCCAGCGGGATGCGCACGTTCTTCGGTTCGGCGATCGCGTCGCCGGTGACGGTGACGACGCGCTCCGTCGACGGTTCGCCGAGGGCGATGGCGCGCCAGCACTGCTGCACGGTGCGCACGTTGGCGACGATGCAGCCCACGTCGGCCGGCAGCGCCGTGACGACGTACTCCTGTCCCGTCAGCGCCTCGATCAGCATCTTTTCGGAACCCTGCGGATATTTGACGGTGAGCGGCTGCACGCGCACGTTCTTCGCCCCCAGGCGCGCGACCGACTCGGACAGCGCTGCGATCGCCTCGGGCTTGTTGTTCTCCACGGCGATCACGCCCTCGGCCTCGGGGAAGAGACGCAGCAACAGCGCCGTGCCTTTGACGATCTCGTCGGTCGCTTCCATCATCAGGCGGAAGTCGCAGTTCAGATACGGTTCGCATTCGGCGCCGTTGACGATGAACCACTTTATTTTGTCCTGAGGCGGCGGCGCGAACTTGACGGCCGCCGGGAACGTGGCGCCGCCGAAGCCGACGATGCCCGCCTCGCGGATGCGCGCGAGATATTCTTTGGGATCGCAGTTCTCGTAATCGGGCAGCGGCGCCCAGCGTCCGTCTTTCTCGTAAAGGCCGTCGTTTTCCACGACCACGCAGGTGTCGAACGTGCCGGGCACGGTTGGGCGAGGTCCCACTTCTTTCACCGTTCCGGAGACGCTCGAGAGCACCGGCGCGGAAACGAACGCATCGGCGCTGCCCAGCGGCGTGCCGACTTTGACTTTGTCCCCCTTGGCGACGACGGGCGCGTTCGGCGCGCCGATGTGCTGCGACATCGGAAACGTCAGATTGCCTGTGGGCAGATACGGTTCGATCTGCTTGTCCCGCGTCAGATCCTTGTTTTGAGGCGGATGCACGCCGCCCCAAAAAGTAGGAAATCCCATAAATCTTTCCCCCTTTTGCCTTTTCCGACAGCCGCTGAGTCTGTCGGATCGACGTATTTTGTATACGCGGATCAATTCGTTTTTAATGATAGCATTTTTTATGGAAAACAAAAGATTGATGAAGCAAGAAACATGTAAATTATACTTGAAAATATAATAATGTGAATGAAGGCGCAAAGATTCTATAAAAAAGCGCCCGTCAGCGCGGCGAAACTCCATCACGCTTCATGCGTCTTCCTGCGGCGCGTGGAGCCCCGCAAAGGGCAGAACAAAAGCCGGGATCCCGAGCGTTGGCGGGATCCCGGCTGATATTCTTCATAAAAGTTTTCCGGACGGATCGCAGGCGCAGGGCGGCATTTTCAGTTTTTCGCCGCCGCGGTGGATCTTTTCCGTGCCGGCTTCGACGGCGGTCCGGTAATAGTGGCATTTATAGTTGATGAAATCGAGCACGGCCTGATCCTCCCTGAGCTGCCGCTCCATGGCCTGACGACGGCGTTCGAACAGTTCGAGGCGCTGCCGCAGCGAGGCGTCGCCCTCTTTCAGCAGCTGGATGAAACGGCCGATCTCCTTCAGCGGCATATGGGCCTTTTTCAGCCAGATCACGGTTTTCAGCGTTTCGATATCGTGTTCCGAGAACACGCGATAGCCCGATCTTTTGCGCTCGAGGGAAGGCAGCAGCCCCTCCTTGTCGTAGTACCGGATCGTGCTGATGGGGATGTTCAGCATTTGCGCCGCCTCTTTGATCGAATACTCCATGGCTCTCACCCTGCTCTCACGTAATATGACAACGATGATAATCTAACATTGAAGTGGGCTTCAATGTCAAGAGCCGTTCAGACGGCGCCGCCCCGCACGGGCAGGTCGACGACGCGGGTGCTGATCTCCGGATTGCCCTCGTCGGGGGTTCTCCTCAAACTGTTCTGGATCTATTAAAATACGGGCGTGAACGCGTAAAAAATTTTTCTCGAAAGCCGTGAGTCTTCGTGAATGAGGGAGTCGATGAAAACAAGGATCTGAAGCGCGCCGCGCTGTCGTTCATCGTGCTGATGGGCGTCGTCAGCCTCTTTTCGGACATGACGCACGAGGGCGGCAAGAGCATTCTCGGCGCTTATCTGAGCCTGACGGGAGCGTCGGCGGCGGTCGTGGGGTTCGTTTCCGGCTTCGGCGAACTGGTCGGGTATTCGCTGCGCTGCGCGACGGGACGTCTGGCCGACCGCACGAAGAGATATTGGCTGCTGACGATCGTCGGCTACGCCGTGGATCTTCTCGCCGTGCCGGCGCTGGCGCTGGTCCCCGAAAACGGCTGGCTCTGGGCGGCGGCGCTGATCGTCGTGGAACGCGCCGGCAAGGCCGTCAAGAAGCCCGCCAAGGACACGCTGCTGTCCTTTGCCGCCGCGCAGAACGGCGTGGGGCGGAGCTTCGCGCTGCAGGAGTTTCTCGACCAGCTGGGGGCGTTTTTGGGGCCTGTGGCGCTGTTCGCCGTGATGTACTTCAAAGGTTCCGGCGACAGCCTTACCGATTACCGCCGCTGTTTCGCGCTGCTGGCCGTGCCGGCGTTGGTCACGATGGGGCTGCTGCTGGCGGCGCGCCGGCTCTTTCCGCAGCCGGAGAATTTCGAACCGGATACGAAAAAAGCTGCCGTCGGAAATTTTGCTTCCGGAAAGAAATTCACGCTTTATATCGCCGGAATCAGTTTATTCGCGCTGGGCTTCATGGATTTCGCG
This sequence is a window from Pyramidobacter sp. YE332. Protein-coding genes within it:
- a CDS encoding RnfABCDGE type electron transport complex subunit D; this encodes MDHKLVVSSSPHAHAGLTTPQIMAWVLAALVPAGVMGVVRYGARAAAVMAVCVLACVFCEYFWQKCTGRAVTVSDGSAAVTGLLLAYNLPPTIPYWMAVGGSLFAIIVVKQFYGGLGGNIVNPALAGRAMMLASWPVPMTTWTLDGVSAATPLALMKSGDVSALPSYLDLFLGRTGGCIGESCTLALLIGFAVLLWKDIIKWQVPAVYVAVVAVLCTVFGRPAAPLAEILSGGLFLGAIFMATDYTTSPITLKGQIVFAAGCGLLTAVIRTWGGYPEGVSYSILIMNLLVPLIDRATKPRIFGEVKSHAKNR
- a CDS encoding MerR family transcriptional regulator, giving the protein MEYSIKEAAQMLNIPISTIRYYDKEGLLPSLERKRSGYRVFSEHDIETLKTVIWLKKAHMPLKEIGRFIQLLKEGDASLRQRLELFERRRQAMERQLREDQAVLDFINYKCHYYRTAVEAGTEKIHRGGEKLKMPPCACDPSGKLL
- the rsxC gene encoding electron transport complex subunit RsxC, yielding MGFPTFWGGVHPPQNKDLTRDKQIEPYLPTGNLTFPMSQHIGAPNAPVVAKGDKVKVGTPLGSADAFVSAPVLSSVSGTVKEVGPRPTVPGTFDTCVVVENDGLYEKDGRWAPLPDYENCDPKEYLARIREAGIVGFGGATFPAAVKFAPPPQDKIKWFIVNGAECEPYLNCDFRLMMEATDEIVKGTALLLRLFPEAEGVIAVENNKPEAIAALSESVARLGAKNVRVQPLTVKYPQGSEKMLIEALTGQEYVVTALPADVGCIVANVRTVQQCWRAIALGEPSTERVVTVTGDAIAEPKNVRIPLGTSIRELVDFCGGFKEAPVKVLAGGPMMGMSMRSLDVPAVKGTSGVLALTARSTMLRRATACLHCGRCVDACPMGLVPSALDSLVLGKEYERFETEGGMNCIECGSCTYVCPACRPLTQSCRDGKSFVMAQRKKRKAAGK
- a CDS encoding RnfABCDGE type electron transport complex subunit G translates to MPKIAKLGSILFAITAVTGLLLGAVQNITSGSIAAQRVRQKNDALAATLPGAKNFTPVALKTDAGIIAEIFSGSGGGKTLGYNFTLTPKGFGGLMTLVCGIDAEGRVTDIAILESSETPGLGARASEPAFAGQFHGRLADGDLQVTKTPPENGDQIQAISGATITSRAVTDAVNAARTYWKNHLKKEEAK
- a CDS encoding MFS transporter, translated to MNEGVDENKDLKRAALSFIVLMGVVSLFSDMTHEGGKSILGAYLSLTGASAAVVGFVSGFGELVGYSLRCATGRLADRTKRYWLLTIVGYAVDLLAVPALALVPENGWLWAAALIVVERAGKAVKKPAKDTLLSFAAAQNGVGRSFALQEFLDQLGAFLGPVALFAVMYFKGSGDSLTDYRRCFALLAVPALVTMGLLLAARRLFPQPENFEPDTKKAAVGNFASGKKFTLYIAGISLFALGFMDFAMISMHVSRRGLMSPGALPLLYAAAMGVDAAAALAFGWLYDRRGMKALALSALLTAPFSALIFLLPGGVALYVGAALWGAGMGAQESILKAAVATLVPKERRSSGYGSFQTAFGVCLFAGGWLMGCLYDRSPAGMAIFSMSAELGAAALFGVRRGRSGAAKEKPPRKRAGTGRQSPESADAVL